One genomic segment of Lampris incognitus isolate fLamInc1 chromosome 2, fLamInc1.hap2, whole genome shotgun sequence includes these proteins:
- the prxl2b gene encoding prostamide/prostaglandin F synthase, translating to MAAIDLAKVGKNLLKKADTGENVELRSLWSDQPAVLFFLRRFGCQVCRWTASEISKLEPDLRANGVALVGVGPEDVGLKEFREGGFFRGALYLDEKKINYNDLGFKRYSAISVVPAALGKKVRDVAAKAIAQGIRGNFKGDLLQSGGVLIVAKGGEKVLLHFVQDSPGDYVPLEDITKVLSITASAQAGHKPECNDDICTL from the exons ATGGCAGCGATAGACCTCGCAAAAGTTGGGAAAAACCTGTTGAAGAAGGCTGACACCGGAGAG AATGTGGAGCTCCGGTCTCTGTGGAGCGATCAGCCGGCGGTGCTGTTCTTCCTGCGCAGGTTTGGCTGTCAGGTGTGTCGTTGGACGGCGTCGGAGATCAGTAAACTGGAACCAGATCTGAGAGCCAATGGTGTAGCCCTGGTGggcgttggaccagaggacgtAGGGCTAAAGGAGTTCAGGGAAGGAGGGTTTTTTAGAGGAG CTCTTTATTTGGATGAGAAAAAGATAAACTACAATGATTTGGGCTTCAAAAG GTACTCTGCCATAAGTGTGGTCCCTGCTGCATTGGGAAAGAAAGTACGAGATGTTGCTGCAAAG GCCATTGCCCAAGGGATCCGGGGGAATTTCAAAGGCGATCTGCTACAGAGTGGAGGAGTGCTCATTGTGGCCAAAG GTGGAGAAAAGGTTCTGCTGCATTTTGTCCAGGATTCACCAGGAGATTATGTACCCTTAGAGGATATTACCAAGGTGCTCAGTATCACAGCCAGTGCACAAGCAGGACACAAGCCAGAG
- the ddx56 gene encoding probable ATP-dependent RNA helicase DDX56 produces the protein MASQNLQFHEMGLDDRLLKAIAELGWAQPTLIQEKAIPLALEGKDLLARARTGSGKTAAYAVPVIQHILDSKQSVREQAVRALILVPTKELGQQVQSMMRQLTAYCTRDVRVADISEKADLSIQRPVLMEKPDVVVGTPSRVLAHLNAQNLVLHSSLETLVVDEADLLFSFGFEADLKNLLCHLPKIHQSFLMSATLSEDVQALKELLLHNPVILKLQGSQLPESSQLQQHSIKCEEEDKFLLIYTLLKLRLVQGKTLVFVEAVDKCYRLKLFLEQFAIPACVLNSELPVRSRCHIITQFNQGFYDYIIATDEQGLADPTAATQTAVGKGKKKKGQTKGGRAKEYGVSRGVDFTNVSNVINFDFPTSVQSYIHRVGRTARADNQGTALSFISHAELHLLSEVEDALTGDNSDCVVKPYEFKMEEIEGFRYRCRDAMRSVTKQAVQEARLKEIKEELLNSEKLKTYFEDNPRDLQLLRHDKDLHPAVVKPHLKNVPGYLIPDALRGVANPLIGRRKKRGKTTRDDDVKTNFRKKPQGKNPLKTFRYTGGKSGGRKNK, from the exons ATGGCTTCCCAAAATCTTCAGTTCCATGAAATGGGCTTAGATGATCGTCTATTAAAG GCAATTGCAGAGTTGGGTTGGGCGCAACCAACCCTTATCCAAGAGAAAGCCATCCCTTTGGCTCTGGAAGGGAAAGATCTCTTGGCTCGGGCCAGAACTGGATCTGGGAAAACAGCGGCGTATGCTGTGCCTGTAATACAGCACATCTTGGACTCCAAACAG AGTGTTCGTGAGCAGGCTGTGCGAGCACTGATCTTAGTGCCAACCAAGGAGCTTGGTCAACAGGTGCAGTCTATGATGCGTCAGTTAACTGCATACTGCACAAGAGATGTCAGAGTGGCAGACATCTCTGAAAAGGCAGACCTATCAATCCAGAG ACCTGTTTTAATGGAGAAGCCAGATGTAGTTGTTGGGACTCCTTCTCGTGTGCTGGCCCATCTGAATGCTCAGAACTTGGTTCTGCACTCATCCCTCGagactctggtggtagatgaagcTGACCTGCTCTTCTCGTTTGGCTTCGAGGCAGACCTCAAAAACTTATTGTG TCATTTGCCGAAGATCCACCAGTCATTCCTGATGTCAGCTACGCTCTCTGAAGATGTTCAGGCCCTAAAGGAGTTGCTGCTACACAACCCT GTGATCCTGAAGCTCCAGGGCTCCCAGCTACCAGAGAGCAGTCAGCTTCAGCAGCACAGTATTAAATGTGAAGAAGAGGACAAGTTCTTGCTCATCTACACATTGCTGAAGCTGCGCCTGGTTCAGGGCAAGACGTTGGTTTTTGTCGAGGCAGTCGATAAGTGCTACAGACTCAAACTCTTCCTGGAACAGTTTGCCATCCCAGCCTGTGTTCTCAACTCAGAGTTGCCTGTTAGGTCCAG GTGCCACATCATCACGCAGTTTAACCAAGGATTCTATGATTACATCATTGCCACAGATGAACAAGGACTGGCTGATCCCACAGCTGCAACACAGACTGCTGTGGGGaagggaaagaagaaaaaaggccAAACTAAAGGGGGGAG GGCCAAGGAGTATGGAGTCTCCCGAGGTGTAGACTTCACAAATGTGTCCAATGTCATTAACTTTGACTTCCCCACATCTGTACAATCCTACATACATCGAGTTGGAAG AACTGCACGTGCAGACAACCAAGGCACGGCTCTTTCCTTCATCTCTCATGCAGAACTCCATTTGCTTTCAGAAGTGGAGGATGCCCTCACAGGAG ATAATAGTGATTGTGTGGTGAAGCCATATGAGTTTAAGATGGAAGAGATTGAAGGCTTCAGGTACAGATGCCGG gaTGCCATGCGCTCTGTGACAAAGCAGGCAGTACAGGAGGCCAGACTGAAAGAGATCAAGGAGGAGTTGCTAAATTCAGAAAAACTAAAG ACATATTTTGAGGATAACCCCAGAGATCTGCAGCTGCTGAGGCATGACAAAGATTTGCACCCTGCTGTCGTCAAACCTCACCTAAAGAACGTGCCAGGATATCTCA TTCCTGATGCCCTGAGAGGGGTGGCCAACCCTCTAATAGGcaggagaaagaagagagggaaaaCCACACGAGACGATGATGTGAAGACCAATTTCAGG AAAAAACCCCAAGGCAAAAATCCACTGAAGACTTTCCGTTACACAGGAGGGAAAAGCGGCGGAAGGAAGAATAAATAG